In Propionimicrobium sp. PCR01-08-3, one DNA window encodes the following:
- the rpe gene encoding ribulose-phosphate 3-epimerase has product MTMRIAPSILNADLADIAAEVARVPSSDMIHFDVMDNHFVPNLTLGLPVVESLLRHTTTPIDAHLMIEDADTWAPQYADLGCESVTFHAEATKAPIRLAREIRKLGSRASLALKPTTSIEPYAEVIGEFDMILLMTVEPGFGGQSFLDSVLPKIRRTRGLIQDTGKQIWIQVDGGVSVDTIGRAAEAGADVFVAGTAVYRSDDPDAMVTKLRDLAVSACGH; this is encoded by the coding sequence GTGACGATGAGAATTGCTCCGAGCATCTTGAACGCCGACCTTGCCGATATCGCCGCCGAGGTCGCCAGAGTCCCCAGTTCGGACATGATCCACTTCGACGTGATGGACAACCATTTCGTCCCCAATCTCACTTTGGGGTTGCCGGTGGTCGAGTCCCTGCTCAGGCACACGACAACCCCGATCGATGCGCATCTGATGATCGAGGACGCCGATACCTGGGCGCCGCAGTACGCCGATCTCGGCTGCGAGTCCGTCACCTTTCATGCCGAGGCCACGAAAGCGCCGATCCGGCTGGCGCGCGAGATCCGCAAGCTCGGGTCGCGCGCGTCCCTGGCGTTGAAGCCGACCACCTCGATCGAGCCATACGCCGAAGTGATCGGTGAGTTCGACATGATCTTGCTGATGACCGTGGAGCCGGGATTCGGTGGCCAGAGCTTCCTGGATTCGGTGCTGCCGAAGATCCGCCGCACCCGCGGACTGATCCAGGACACCGGCAAACAGATCTGGATCCAGGTGGATGGGGGAGTCTCCGTCGACACGATCGGACGCGCGGCCGAGGCGGGCGCGGACGTCTTCGTGGCAGGCACCGCCGTCTACCGCTCGGACGATCCGGATGCCATGGTAACCAAGCTCCGGGATCTCGCGGTGTCAGCCTGTGGTCACTGA
- a CDS encoding LssY C-terminal domain-containing protein, whose product MEADAARKPRISITAIADQFFFVYAGLAAIWLAWLLLTETFKLGWLGIAFFIAFWVMLAYLALPRFHRIFTAIYVPDYFIGRTRTSDGLLGDPVNIAVLGGETELRQAMHQAGWVLADPITVSSSWRIVTSTLSRRSYDQAPVSPLLLFGRMQDLAYQQEVEGNPAKRHHVRFWHTPEGWLLPGGTRVDWLAAGTFDRAVGFSLFTLQITHKIDADTDIERDHVVSTVLEANPDAGVHILADFSTGYHSRNGGGDSIRTDGDLPVVDLRRMLIAGEHRGEVTR is encoded by the coding sequence ATGGAAGCGGATGCCGCGCGTAAACCACGCATCTCGATCACGGCTATCGCCGACCAGTTCTTCTTCGTTTATGCGGGTCTGGCGGCCATCTGGCTGGCCTGGCTGCTGCTCACCGAGACGTTCAAACTGGGTTGGCTCGGCATCGCCTTCTTCATCGCATTCTGGGTGATGCTCGCCTATCTCGCGCTCCCCCGATTCCACCGGATCTTCACCGCCATCTACGTTCCCGACTACTTCATCGGACGCACCCGCACCAGCGATGGCCTGCTCGGAGACCCGGTCAATATCGCCGTTCTCGGTGGCGAGACCGAACTACGACAGGCGATGCACCAGGCCGGATGGGTGCTTGCCGACCCGATCACCGTCAGCTCATCGTGGCGCATCGTCACCTCGACGCTGAGTCGCCGCAGCTACGATCAGGCGCCGGTCAGCCCACTGCTTCTCTTCGGACGCATGCAGGATCTCGCCTATCAGCAGGAGGTCGAGGGCAATCCGGCCAAACGGCACCACGTCCGGTTCTGGCATACCCCGGAGGGCTGGCTGCTGCCAGGTGGCACGCGGGTCGATTGGCTGGCCGCGGGCACCTTCGACCGCGCGGTCGGTTTCTCCCTTTTCACTTTGCAGATCACCCACAAGATCGATGCCGACACCGACATCGAACGAGACCATGTGGTGAGCACCGTGCTGGAGGCAAATCCGGACGCCGGCGTCCATATTCTGGCCGACTTCTCCACCGGGTATCACTCCCGCAACGGAGGCGGCGACTCCATCCGAACCGACGGCGACCTGCCCGTGGTCGATCTGCGCCGGATGCTCATTGCCGGCGAGCATCGTGGCGAGGTGACCCGATGA
- a CDS encoding PAC2 family protein — MAGRGQYTRPVVVVAFEGWNDAADAATSVIEHLADTFPTDLVFDIDSDDYYDYQIVRPRVADGADGREIVWPKTSMQVSHLPERDLILVSGPEPNLHWQRFCSTLISAFRSVEPEMIIVLGAMLTDSPHSRPLPVTGNTSDVGLAHSLGLEPADYEGPTGITGVLSDACHRAGLREVSLWASVPHYVAAPPNPKATLALLARLEDLLDVALPLDDLPELAQAWQRGVDELASEDSEISDYIETLEAQQDENGLPQATGDSIAREFERYLRRRDAGPSGPTN, encoded by the coding sequence ATGGCAGGACGCGGACAGTACACCCGACCGGTGGTCGTGGTGGCCTTCGAAGGCTGGAACGACGCAGCAGATGCGGCGACCTCAGTCATCGAGCACCTCGCCGACACCTTTCCCACCGACCTAGTCTTCGACATCGATTCGGATGATTACTACGACTATCAGATCGTCCGCCCGCGAGTCGCGGACGGCGCGGATGGACGCGAGATCGTCTGGCCGAAGACGAGTATGCAGGTATCTCACCTGCCCGAACGCGATCTGATCCTGGTGTCGGGGCCTGAGCCGAACCTGCATTGGCAGCGTTTTTGCAGCACCCTGATCTCCGCCTTTCGCAGTGTCGAACCCGAGATGATCATCGTCTTGGGAGCGATGCTGACCGACTCGCCGCATTCGCGTCCGCTTCCGGTGACCGGCAACACCTCGGATGTAGGGCTGGCGCATTCTCTCGGCCTGGAGCCGGCGGATTACGAAGGGCCGACCGGTATCACCGGTGTGCTGAGCGATGCCTGTCACCGCGCCGGGCTACGGGAGGTTTCGCTGTGGGCGTCGGTGCCGCACTATGTCGCCGCTCCCCCGAACCCGAAGGCGACCTTGGCCCTGCTGGCCAGACTTGAGGATCTGCTCGATGTCGCGCTCCCGCTGGACGACCTGCCCGAACTGGCGCAGGCCTGGCAGCGTGGCGTCGACGAGCTCGCCTCCGAGGACTCGGAGATCAGCGATTACATCGAAACCTTGGAGGCGCAGCAGGACGAGAACGGGCTCCCGCAGGCCACCGGGGATTCGATCGCCCGCGAGTTCGAGCGTTATCTTCGCCGCCGCGACGCCGGGCCTAGCGGCCCCACCAACTGA
- the metH gene encoding methionine synthase has protein sequence MSAAIRDHLFRRVLVADGAMGTMLQGFDLGLDDFEGYEGCNEVLNRSRPDVVADIHRAYFTAGSDCVETNTFGANHAALSEYGIVDQIAELAEAGARIARQVADEFSTPERPRFVLGSVGPGTKLPTLGHIEATTLRDAYQTQVEAMIRGGIDAIQLETCQDLQQAKAAVIGAKRARTAVGATDVPIFCSITVETTGSMLLGSEIGAALATLAPLGIDMIGLNCATGPAEMGEHLRYLARHAGIGISAMPNAGLPELTADGARYPLQPEELASALDGYIDECGLALVGGCCGTTPEHIRRVVETIGSERPVVKREPQIVNSIASLYSEVPLKQDISYLAIGERTNANGSKAFREAMLAGNWDECVQIARDQSKSGAHVLDLCVDYVGRDGADDMVTLASKFAGAVTLPLVLDSTEPAVIEAGLNHIPGRAIINSVNFEDGDGPTSRFNRVMPLVKEHGAAVVALTIDEEGQARTTEWKVRVAERLIKQLTNDWGMDEGDILVDCLTFPIATGQEETRRDGLATIEAIRQLKHAHPRVLTTLGVSNVSFGLNPAARVVLNSVFLDECVKAGLDSAIVSVAKIMPTERIPEEQYQTALDLVYDRRSGDYDPLAKFLGLFEGVTAASLREQREAELTSLPLAERLARRIVDGNDKGLDHDLDEALEAKPALEIINDDLLAGMKTVGELFGSGQMQLPFVLQSAETMKKAVAYLEPHMDASEAGAGKGTLVLATVKGDVHDIGKNLVDIIVSNNGYTVVNLGIKQPVSAIVEAAEQHHADVIGMSGLLVKSTLVMKDNLLELNDRGISKQFPVILGGAALTRPFVDQDLAQLYDGTVRYAKDAFEGLDLMNRLMAIKHGDPGAELPPVRERRVKPRKLDLPDLDDDSTRSDVARRIDVPAPPFWGTRVVKGIQLGDVTDFLDEKALFVGRWGLHAVRGGATVAQLIEAEGRPRLRALLDKIQAEGLGEFAVSYGYFPCYSQGNELIVLDPDDHSQVRERFVFPRQPRDRRLCIADFFRDQDEAAALGPDTLALQLVTMGQRISQSTQQLFENNSYREYLELHGLSVQLAEALAELWHQRVRGELGFASEDGKIADQIDDQDYRGSRFSFGYPACPDLALRAPLARLLEPDRIGVELSEEYQLNPEQSTDAMIVHHPEAKYFGVR, from the coding sequence GTGTCTGCTGCCATTCGTGATCATCTGTTCCGCCGAGTTCTCGTCGCCGACGGGGCGATGGGCACCATGCTGCAGGGATTCGATCTCGGCCTGGACGATTTCGAGGGCTATGAGGGCTGCAACGAGGTATTGAACCGCTCCCGCCCCGACGTGGTCGCCGACATTCACCGTGCCTACTTCACTGCGGGCAGCGACTGCGTGGAGACCAACACCTTCGGCGCGAACCATGCGGCTTTGTCCGAATACGGCATCGTCGACCAGATCGCGGAGCTGGCCGAGGCAGGCGCCCGGATAGCCCGGCAGGTCGCCGACGAATTCAGCACACCCGAGCGTCCCAGATTCGTGTTGGGCAGCGTCGGGCCGGGCACCAAGCTGCCCACTCTCGGACACATCGAAGCAACCACGTTGCGCGACGCCTACCAGACGCAGGTCGAGGCGATGATCCGCGGTGGCATCGACGCGATCCAGCTGGAGACCTGCCAGGACCTGCAGCAGGCCAAGGCGGCCGTGATCGGCGCGAAGCGGGCACGCACTGCGGTGGGCGCCACCGATGTGCCGATCTTCTGCTCCATCACCGTGGAGACCACTGGTTCGATGCTGCTGGGCAGCGAGATCGGCGCGGCGCTGGCCACCCTCGCGCCGCTCGGCATCGACATGATCGGGCTCAACTGTGCGACCGGTCCCGCCGAGATGGGCGAACATCTGCGCTATCTGGCTCGCCATGCCGGTATCGGCATCTCGGCGATGCCCAATGCCGGGCTTCCCGAGCTGACCGCCGACGGGGCGCGCTACCCGCTGCAGCCCGAAGAACTGGCGAGTGCCCTGGATGGCTATATCGATGAATGCGGCCTGGCTCTGGTGGGCGGTTGTTGCGGCACCACGCCGGAGCACATTCGTCGGGTCGTCGAGACGATCGGATCTGAGCGTCCGGTCGTCAAGCGCGAACCGCAGATCGTCAACTCGATCGCTTCCTTGTACTCCGAGGTCCCACTGAAGCAGGACATCAGCTACCTGGCGATCGGCGAGCGCACCAACGCGAACGGATCCAAGGCATTCCGGGAGGCGATGCTGGCCGGCAATTGGGACGAATGCGTCCAGATCGCCCGCGACCAATCGAAGTCCGGCGCGCACGTGCTCGATCTGTGCGTCGACTACGTGGGGCGCGATGGTGCCGACGATATGGTGACTCTTGCGTCCAAGTTCGCCGGCGCGGTCACCTTGCCGCTGGTGCTCGACTCCACCGAGCCCGCCGTGATCGAAGCCGGGCTTAACCACATACCCGGCAGGGCCATCATCAACTCGGTCAATTTCGAGGACGGTGACGGCCCCACCTCCCGGTTCAACCGGGTGATGCCGCTGGTCAAGGAGCATGGCGCTGCCGTCGTGGCGCTCACCATCGACGAGGAGGGCCAGGCCCGCACCACCGAATGGAAGGTGCGCGTCGCCGAACGACTGATCAAACAACTCACGAATGATTGGGGCATGGACGAAGGCGACATCCTCGTCGACTGCCTGACCTTCCCGATCGCCACCGGCCAGGAGGAGACCCGGCGTGACGGGCTGGCAACGATCGAAGCCATCCGGCAGCTGAAGCATGCACACCCGCGGGTACTCACCACGCTCGGCGTGTCGAATGTCAGCTTCGGTCTCAACCCGGCAGCACGGGTGGTGCTGAACAGCGTTTTCCTGGATGAGTGTGTGAAGGCCGGCCTGGATTCGGCGATCGTGTCGGTTGCGAAAATCATGCCGACCGAAAGAATCCCCGAGGAGCAGTATCAGACCGCCCTCGATCTGGTCTACGATCGACGGTCCGGCGACTACGACCCGCTGGCCAAATTCCTGGGGTTGTTCGAAGGCGTGACCGCGGCGTCCCTTCGTGAGCAGCGCGAAGCCGAGCTGACCTCGCTGCCGCTCGCCGAAAGGCTGGCCCGGCGCATCGTCGACGGCAACGACAAGGGCCTCGATCATGACCTCGACGAGGCACTCGAAGCCAAGCCGGCGCTGGAGATCATCAATGACGACCTGCTGGCCGGCATGAAAACGGTCGGAGAGCTTTTCGGGTCGGGGCAGATGCAATTGCCGTTCGTGCTGCAGAGTGCCGAAACCATGAAGAAGGCGGTTGCCTACTTGGAGCCGCACATGGACGCCTCCGAGGCGGGCGCGGGCAAGGGCACCCTGGTGCTGGCCACCGTGAAGGGCGATGTGCACGACATCGGCAAGAACCTGGTCGACATCATCGTCTCGAACAACGGCTACACGGTGGTCAACCTCGGCATCAAGCAACCGGTCTCGGCGATCGTGGAGGCCGCCGAGCAACACCACGCCGATGTGATCGGCATGTCCGGGCTGCTGGTGAAGTCGACGCTGGTGATGAAGGACAATCTGCTCGAACTGAACGATCGAGGCATCTCGAAGCAGTTCCCGGTGATCCTCGGCGGTGCCGCGCTGACCAGGCCGTTCGTCGACCAGGATCTCGCCCAGCTCTACGACGGCACCGTCCGTTACGCGAAGGACGCCTTCGAGGGCCTCGACCTGATGAACAGGCTGATGGCCATCAAACACGGCGATCCCGGTGCCGAACTGCCGCCGGTGCGTGAGCGGCGGGTCAAGCCACGCAAGCTCGACCTACCCGATCTGGACGACGATTCGACCCGCTCGGATGTGGCCCGGCGGATTGACGTGCCGGCCCCGCCATTTTGGGGAACCCGTGTCGTCAAGGGCATTCAGCTCGGTGACGTCACCGATTTTCTGGATGAGAAGGCGCTGTTCGTCGGACGCTGGGGACTACACGCGGTACGTGGTGGCGCGACTGTCGCGCAGCTGATCGAAGCAGAGGGGCGGCCCAGGCTGCGCGCACTGCTGGACAAGATCCAGGCCGAGGGCCTCGGCGAATTCGCCGTCAGCTACGGGTACTTCCCCTGCTACTCCCAGGGCAACGAGCTGATCGTGCTCGACCCGGACGACCACTCCCAGGTCAGGGAACGGTTCGTCTTCCCCCGGCAGCCCAGGGATCGCAGGCTGTGCATCGCCGACTTCTTCCGCGACCAGGACGAGGCAGCCGCGCTCGGCCCCGACACCCTGGCCCTGCAACTGGTCACCATGGGTCAGCGCATCTCCCAGAGCACCCAGCAGCTGTTCGAGAACAACTCCTACCGCGAGTACCTCGAACTACACGGCCTGTCGGTGCAGCTCGCCGAAGCCCTGGCCGAGCTATGGCATCAGCGAGTGCGCGGCGAGCTCGGGTTCGCGTCCGAGGACGGGAAGATCGCCGACCAGATCGACGATCAGGACTACCGGGGCAGCCGTTTTAGCTTCGGCTACCCGGCCTGCCCCGATCTGGCGTTGCGTGCGCCGCTCGCCCGGCTGCTCGAACCCGACCGCATCGGTGTGGAGCTCTCGGAGGAGTACCAGCTCAACCCGGAGCAGTCCACCGACGCGATGATCGTCCATCATCCCGAAGCCAAGTACTTCGGCGTCCGGTAG
- a CDS encoding HAD family phosphatase has protein sequence MTQLARFGADCDNGAVLTQNRPAAVLWDFDGTVADTEPLWIASQIEVMASYQVSYSYQQAAALCGVSSEVSIQSLFDAYEQQRGERPQFSGDELWGQVLDGVIRRLNQEPLPWRPGAKELLDELGHEGVPMALVSASERRMIDAALAKMPHGIFEVVIAGNEMPKSKPAPDSYLLAAERLSVRAGDCIVVEDSIYGTEAGRAAGAAVIAVPCMQELGNYPGQIVIPSLAGVDLGRLREIWHETKEVVYE, from the coding sequence GTGACGCAATTGGCCCGTTTCGGTGCGGACTGCGACAATGGTGCGGTGCTTACCCAGAACCGACCGGCGGCCGTGCTGTGGGATTTCGACGGAACCGTGGCGGACACCGAGCCGCTGTGGATTGCATCCCAGATCGAGGTAATGGCCTCCTACCAGGTCAGCTACAGCTATCAGCAGGCGGCCGCGCTGTGCGGGGTGTCGTCCGAGGTGTCGATTCAGTCGCTTTTCGACGCTTACGAGCAGCAGCGAGGCGAGCGGCCGCAATTCAGCGGGGACGAACTGTGGGGCCAGGTGCTCGACGGGGTCATCCGGCGGCTCAACCAGGAGCCGCTACCGTGGCGTCCGGGCGCCAAGGAACTGCTGGACGAACTCGGGCACGAAGGCGTACCGATGGCGCTTGTTTCGGCGAGCGAACGCCGGATGATCGACGCAGCACTGGCCAAGATGCCGCACGGAATCTTCGAGGTGGTGATCGCCGGCAACGAGATGCCCAAGAGCAAACCGGCACCCGACAGCTATCTGCTCGCCGCCGAACGCCTGAGCGTCCGGGCCGGCGACTGCATCGTGGTCGAGGACTCGATCTACGGCACAGAGGCCGGACGCGCGGCCGGTGCCGCCGTCATCGCGGTGCCCTGCATGCAGGAGCTCGGCAATTACCCGGGCCAGATCGTCATCCCCAGCCTCGCCGGTGTCGATCTGGGCAGGCTGCGCGAAATCTGGCATGAGACGAAAGAGGTTGTTTATGAGTGA
- a CDS encoding tRNA (adenine-N1)-methyltransferase yields MSETDPAAYSGIQTGPLREGEWVSLTDTKGHRKSLLLVAGKTFHTTKGGLPHDDIIGRPEGIVVTTVGGLQYFVFRPLLNEFMVTMPREAAVIYPKDAAQILMRSDIFPGARVLEAGVGSGALTLALLRAIGPTGRLHSYERRAEFAEVAKANVEQFVGGPHPAWTLTLGDLAEVIADEPVDRAVLDMLAPWDQLDAVGDVLQPGGILCCYVATTTQMGRIMDTMRAHGGFTEPAASEVMVRDWHAEGLAIRPGHATTAHTGFLVTTRRMAPGVLAPLRKRRPAPGAYGPDYQGPIPRNVRPEHLAANKARAEELG; encoded by the coding sequence ATGAGTGAGACCGACCCGGCCGCGTATTCCGGCATCCAGACCGGGCCATTGCGCGAAGGGGAATGGGTCTCACTGACCGACACCAAGGGGCACCGCAAATCGCTGCTGCTGGTGGCAGGCAAAACCTTCCACACCACCAAGGGCGGCCTGCCGCACGACGACATCATCGGCCGGCCCGAGGGCATCGTGGTCACCACCGTCGGCGGGCTGCAATACTTCGTCTTCCGGCCGCTGCTCAACGAATTCATGGTGACCATGCCCCGCGAGGCCGCGGTCATCTACCCGAAGGACGCCGCCCAGATTCTGATGCGCTCCGACATCTTTCCGGGTGCCAGGGTGCTGGAGGCGGGGGTCGGCTCGGGTGCCCTGACGCTGGCGCTGCTTCGGGCCATCGGCCCGACCGGCAGGCTGCACAGCTATGAGCGCCGCGCCGAGTTCGCGGAGGTGGCGAAGGCAAACGTCGAACAGTTCGTCGGCGGGCCGCATCCGGCGTGGACGCTCACCCTGGGTGATCTCGCCGAGGTCATCGCGGATGAGCCGGTTGACCGGGCCGTATTGGACATGCTGGCCCCGTGGGACCAGCTGGATGCCGTGGGTGACGTCTTGCAGCCGGGCGGAATCTTGTGCTGCTACGTGGCCACCACCACCCAGATGGGACGCATCATGGACACCATGCGCGCCCACGGTGGATTCACCGAGCCTGCCGCGTCCGAGGTGATGGTGCGCGACTGGCACGCCGAAGGGCTGGCGATCAGGCCTGGCCACGCCACCACGGCCCACACCGGGTTCTTGGTCACCACCCGCCGGATGGCGCCCGGCGTGCTGGCCCCGCTGCGCAAACGCCGCCCGGCGCCCGGCGCCTACGGCCCCGACTATCAGGGCCCGATCCCGCGCAATGTGCGTCCCGAGCACTTGGCCGCCAACAAGGCCAGGGCCGAGGAGTTGGGTTAG
- a CDS encoding SMP-30/gluconolactonase/LRE family protein: MSFVDDTGLLLGNELELLGDGSIRAQWAEGPVWLPDQKALRFSDIPGNRILQWSSVTGLVSVFRDEVEFTNGRTTGLDGEVIQCSHGNRWVEVERDGEAAPLVTDWHGHKFNSPNDVIVKSDGTIWFSDPSYGIFRGREGHPGELEYRDHWVFRLDPVTCHCEPVIMDVEMPNGLAFSPDESLLYSSDNSIDQPDETPNPDGTHAIRVYKVIDGRLCKGGRDFVTITDGIADGIRVDELGNVWSAEFSGVHIYNPDGEQIGFIPSAEQHVGNLCFGGEDGTDLFILCSTQAYRVRTKVRDAAQVLRAKRG, encoded by the coding sequence ATGAGTTTCGTCGACGACACCGGGCTGCTGCTGGGCAACGAGCTGGAACTCCTCGGTGATGGGTCGATACGAGCGCAGTGGGCGGAGGGGCCGGTATGGCTGCCCGATCAGAAGGCGCTCCGCTTCAGCGACATTCCGGGAAACCGTATCCTGCAATGGAGTTCGGTCACGGGGCTGGTGAGCGTCTTCCGCGACGAGGTCGAATTCACCAACGGACGCACCACCGGTCTCGATGGAGAGGTCATTCAGTGCTCGCACGGCAATCGTTGGGTCGAGGTCGAACGCGACGGCGAGGCCGCTCCGCTGGTCACCGATTGGCATGGCCACAAGTTCAATTCGCCGAATGATGTCATCGTGAAATCCGATGGCACGATCTGGTTCTCCGATCCGTCCTACGGCATCTTCCGGGGGCGCGAGGGACATCCCGGCGAGCTCGAATACCGCGATCACTGGGTATTTCGGCTCGACCCGGTGACCTGCCACTGTGAACCGGTGATCATGGATGTCGAGATGCCCAACGGGCTCGCGTTCTCCCCCGACGAGTCGCTGTTGTATTCGTCCGACAACTCGATCGACCAGCCTGACGAGACCCCGAACCCTGACGGCACCCACGCCATCCGCGTCTACAAGGTGATCGACGGCCGGCTGTGCAAGGGTGGACGCGACTTCGTCACCATCACCGACGGCATCGCCGACGGCATCAGGGTGGACGAACTGGGCAATGTCTGGAGCGCGGAGTTCAGCGGCGTCCATATCTACAACCCGGACGGGGAACAGATCGGCTTTATCCCGAGCGCGGAGCAGCACGTCGGCAATCTCTGCTTCGGCGGCGAGGACGGCACCGACCTGTTCATACTTTGCAGTACCCAGGCTTACCGCGTCCGCACGAAGGTGCGCGACGCGGCGCAGGTGTTGCGCGCCAAGAGGGGCTGA
- the prcB gene encoding proteasome subunit beta yields the protein METGTNELASSFAHYAARVAPESLPVSGAYPGELAPHGTTIVAATFDAGVVMAGDRRATMGNLIAQRDIEKVFGADEFSIIGIAGVAGLAIELVRLFQVELQHYEKVEGIPLSLDGKANRLGALVRGNLQQAMNGLAVIPMLAGWDIERAQGRIFSYDATGGRYEETGFHAIGSGAAFARGSLKKTHRPDLDEDAAIAAAIRSLYDAADDDSATGGPDLARNIFPVVMSATATGVRQLSTDDVSEITTRVLEML from the coding sequence ATGGAGACGGGGACCAACGAGCTGGCCAGTTCATTCGCGCATTATGCGGCGCGAGTCGCTCCGGAATCATTGCCTGTGAGCGGTGCTTATCCGGGCGAGCTGGCGCCACACGGCACGACGATTGTCGCTGCCACCTTCGATGCAGGTGTGGTGATGGCCGGCGATAGGCGTGCCACGATGGGCAACCTGATCGCGCAACGCGACATCGAGAAGGTCTTCGGGGCCGACGAATTCAGCATCATCGGCATCGCCGGTGTCGCCGGGCTGGCGATCGAGTTGGTTCGCCTGTTCCAGGTCGAGTTGCAGCACTACGAGAAGGTCGAAGGAATCCCGCTGAGTCTGGACGGCAAGGCCAACAGGCTCGGTGCGCTGGTGCGCGGCAACCTTCAACAGGCCATGAACGGCCTGGCCGTGATCCCGATGCTGGCCGGCTGGGATATCGAGCGAGCCCAGGGCCGCATCTTCAGCTATGACGCGACCGGCGGCAGGTATGAGGAGACCGGCTTCCATGCGATCGGCTCCGGCGCGGCGTTCGCGCGCGGCTCTCTGAAGAAGACCCATCGTCCGGATCTGGACGAGGACGCCGCAATCGCTGCCGCCATCCGCTCCTTGTACGACGCCGCGGACGACGACTCGGCCACCGGAGGACCCGACCTGGCGCGCAATATCTTTCCGGTGGTGATGAGCGCAACCGCCACCGGCGTTCGCCAACTCAGCACGGACGACGTTTCGGAAATCACCACGAGAGTTCTGGAGATGCTGTGA
- the prcA gene encoding proteasome subunit alpha encodes MPFYVAPEQQMKDRAEFARKGIARGRSVVVLQYRDGIAFVAENPSRTLHKVSEIYDRIGFAAVGRYNEFENLRIAGIQYADLRGYSYDRRDVTGRGLANQYAQQLGTTFSSGVDKPFEVELIVAELGYQASGDQIFRIGFDGTISDEPGYTVIGGAAETLRTALARNFVADAELADAVEIASAGFSDGTGLEVAVLDRTRTRPRTFRRLGNAELDRLKGRG; translated from the coding sequence ATGCCGTTCTATGTTGCTCCCGAGCAGCAGATGAAAGATCGTGCAGAATTCGCCCGCAAGGGGATCGCCCGCGGACGCTCCGTGGTGGTCTTGCAGTATCGCGACGGCATCGCCTTCGTCGCCGAGAACCCCAGCCGCACCCTGCACAAAGTGTCCGAGATCTATGACCGCATCGGCTTCGCCGCCGTTGGCAGATATAACGAATTCGAGAATCTGCGCATCGCCGGTATCCAATATGCCGACCTGCGCGGTTACTCCTATGACCGGCGCGACGTCACGGGACGCGGCCTCGCCAACCAATACGCCCAGCAACTCGGCACCACCTTCAGCTCCGGTGTCGATAAACCCTTCGAGGTCGAACTGATCGTCGCCGAACTCGGCTACCAGGCGAGCGGCGACCAAATATTCAGGATCGGATTCGACGGCACCATCAGTGACGAACCCGGATACACGGTGATCGGCGGAGCAGCGGAGACCTTGCGCACCGCCCTCGCACGCAACTTCGTGGCCGATGCAGAACTCGCCGATGCCGTTGAGATCGCATCGGCGGGCTTCTCGGACGGCACCGGCCTCGAGGTGGCGGTGCTCGACCGCACCCGGACGCGGCCGCGCACGTTCCGCAGGCTCGGCAATGCCGAGCTCGACCGGCTCAAAGGCCGGGGCTGA